A single region of the Marinobacter salinisoli genome encodes:
- a CDS encoding GFA family protein has translation MASSTYRGQCFCGAVKFEVTGAPKEMGYCHCESCRSWSASPLNGFTLWDTKDIAITGGEDQVGEYRKTENSHRRFCRNCGGHLMTYHPEMGLIDVFSAMLPELVFKPELHVHYGEKVLSVLDELPKFADLPAELGGSGVQLTE, from the coding sequence ATGGCCAGTTCAACCTATCGGGGCCAATGTTTTTGTGGGGCGGTAAAATTTGAGGTCACGGGAGCACCCAAAGAAATGGGATATTGTCACTGTGAAAGCTGCCGTTCGTGGTCAGCATCCCCGTTGAACGGATTTACCCTTTGGGATACCAAAGACATTGCTATCACAGGAGGTGAAGACCAGGTCGGTGAGTACCGAAAAACTGAAAACAGTCATCGACGGTTTTGCAGAAACTGTGGTGGGCACCTGATGACTTATCATCCGGAGATGGGCTTGATTGACGTTTTCTCGGCAATGCTCCCGGAGCTTGTCTTCAAGCCCGAATTGCATGTCCACTATGGCGAAAAGGTACTGTCGGTTCTTGATGAGTTACCGAAATTTGCCGATTTGCCCGCAGAGCTTGGAGGGTCGGGTGTGCAGCTTACGGAATGA
- a CDS encoding molybdenum cofactor biosynthesis protein MoaE: MISIQNDDFDPAAEYAGLRDSGAGTGAIATFTGLVRDHGDREGVEGLYLEHYPGMTEQVIAELIEEASRRWDVRKARVIHRVGRLALQEQIVFVGICSAHRSDAFAACEYIMDALKTSAPFWKKELSESGEHWVEQKDTDLARTDSWDD, encoded by the coding sequence ATGATCTCAATCCAGAACGACGACTTTGATCCGGCTGCCGAGTATGCCGGCCTCAGGGACAGTGGCGCGGGCACTGGTGCTATCGCCACCTTTACCGGCCTGGTTCGGGATCATGGCGACAGGGAGGGCGTCGAGGGGCTCTACCTGGAGCACTATCCGGGCATGACAGAACAAGTCATTGCCGAATTGATCGAGGAGGCGTCCAGGCGCTGGGATGTGCGCAAGGCCCGGGTGATCCACCGGGTTGGTCGGCTGGCCCTGCAGGAGCAGATTGTGTTTGTCGGGATCTGCAGCGCGCATCGCAGTGATGCCTTTGCCGCCTGCGAGTACATCATGGATGCCCTGAAGACCTCCGCGCCGTTCTGGAAGAAAGAACTGAGCGAATCCGGTGAACACTGGGTGGAGCAAAAGGACACGGACTTGGCCCGGACCGACTCCTGGGACGACTGA